One Plasmodium knowlesi strain H genome assembly, chromosome: 10 genomic window carries:
- a CDS encoding iron-sulfur cluster assembly protein SufA, putative has product MIARVLPFLFLLASRITMATTKVLYLTRCTSYLTPPQQLGNNRHTHGSRFRGRHMDRLRLLDESVKNNEHIIKLTDNAQKKIKQLVAEAERDSLILKLSVKNGGCKGLKYQLNPIRKDEIEADDYVQQFEELKFILAIDATSVIYIYNNILDYSYDLINGGFKFINPNATKKCGCGKSFNV; this is encoded by the exons ATGATCGCGCGAgttctcccatttttgtttctcctAGCATCAAGGATAACGATGGCAACGACAAAGGTTTTGTACCTAACTAGGTGTACCTCTTATCTGACGCCCCCCCAGCAATTGGGAAATAATAGGCACACACATGGCAGTAGGTTCCGAGGGCGGCATATGGACAGACTAAGGCTCCTGGACGAATCAGTTAAAA ACAACGAGCACATAATCAAGTTAACGGACAATGCCCAGAAGAAAATCAAA CAACTGGTAGCAGAAGCGGAAAGAGATAGCCTAATACTAAAGCTGTctgtaaaaaatggaggcTGCAAAGGATTGAAGTACCAATTGAATCCCATCAGGAAG gacGAAATCGAGGCAGATGACTATGTGCAACAGTTCGAAGAATTGAAGTTCATTTTGGCTATAGATGCAACTAGcgttatttatatttacaaCAATATATTGGATTACAGCTACGACTTAATCAATGGTGGATTTAA GTTTATAAATCCAAATGCCACTAAAAAGTGTGGCTGCGGGAAGTCATTTAATGTTTAG
- a CDS encoding 50S ribosomal protein L17, apicoplast, putative, whose protein sequence is MKIHVLFFFLCKNLLAYVLKPSMSGEGILSRSSFRTVLHNRSNALLAHTNKNFRKLSRDRAQRRALLRALTTSLLRHGKIVTTEAKAKEARRKVDRIITFAKKHDDNRQYAYRLIANYVYDRELALNIVKQAPVRYKERNGGYTRIKLLPKSRKGDAARMATLELV, encoded by the exons atgaagattcacgtattgtttttttttctctgcaaAAATTTGCTGGCGTATGTGTTAAAGCCGAGTATGTCCGGAGAAGGCATCCTAAGTAGAAGTAGCTTCAGAACTGTTTTGCATAATAGAAGTAACGCACTCCTGGCACATAccaataaaaattttaggAAATTGAGTAGAGACAGAGCTCAAAGGAGAGCGCTGCTTAGAGCCCTAACAACCAGT CTACTGAGACACGGTAAAATTGTAACAACCGAGGCCAAGGCAAAGGAAGCCCGAAGGAAGGTGGACAGGATAATAACCTTTGCAAAGAAGCATGACGATAACAGGCAATATGCCTACCGATTAATTGCAAATTACGTCTACGACAGGGAATTGGCTCTCAACATTGTTAAGCAG gcCCCAGTCCGATATAAAGAACGGAACGGAGGATATACAAGAATAAAGCTATTGCCGAAGAGCCGAAAAGGAGACGCGGCAAGGATGGCCACGTTGGAACTCGTGTAG
- a CDS encoding pre-mRNA-splicing factor BUD31, putative has product MPRIRTMNSRKPPEGWSKVESFLDEMNKKMRSLENEDTSKKRKSEILWPIFQINHQTSRYIYELYYKRKEISRELYDYLVQEKYVDGALISKWRKQGYENLCCLKCIQVSDSNFSNTCICRVPKSNLGDRVLQCVNCGCRGCSSGDK; this is encoded by the exons ATGCCGCGCATCAGGACGATGAATTCAAGGAAACCACCCGAGGGGTGGAGTAAAGTGGAATCCTTTTTAgatgaaatgaacaaaaaaatgcgcaGTTTGGAAAACGAAGATACTTctaagaaaaggaaaagtgaaaTTTTGTGGCCCATATTTCAAATTAACCACCAAACGTCTCGTTACATATACGAGCTGTACTACAAGCGGAAGGAAATATCAA GGGAACTGTACGACTACCTGGTGCAGGAGAAATATGTGGATGGCGCCCTCAtatcaaaatggagaaagcaGGGATATGAAAACCTGTGCTGCCTCAAGTGCATCCAGGTATCAGACAGCAACTTCAGCAACACCTGCATCTGTAGAGTGCCCAAAAGTAATTTGGGCGATCGG GTTTTGCAGTGTGTAAATTGTGGATGTAGGGGATGCTCTAGCGGAGATAAATGA